The Equus caballus isolate H_3958 breed thoroughbred chromosome 22, TB-T2T, whole genome shotgun sequence genome window below encodes:
- the WFDC10A gene encoding WAP four-disulfide core domain protein 10A encodes MPTQALLPLLLLCVLLLQAQGGVRKRRSTKKEMQQTQLPREIKICEKPVNIHMCRRPCAYDKECQANNICCSTFCGNICMNIL; translated from the exons ATGCCAACCCAGGCCCTGCTGCCCCTCCTGCTTCTCTGTGTGCTGCTGctgcaggcccagggaggggtcCGTAAAAGAAGATCCACAAAGAAGGAGATGCAGC AAACACAGCTACCACGAGAAATCAAGATCTGTGAGAAACCCGTCAACATACATATGTGCAGACGCCCGTGTGCATATGACAAAGAGTGTCAGGCAAATAACATATGCTGTTCAACCTTCTGCGGGAATATTTGCATGAACATCCTGTGA
- the WFDC9 gene encoding protein WFDC9 isoform X4, giving the protein MKPWVRLFVMLSCWVVMLLSVLGSFRNKPPCRLCGKGVLGERRESEQCWVQPPLKYCGKRCTKLQGCLRPNHTCCWTFCGNICLDNEEPFKSMLNPH; this is encoded by the exons ATGAAGCCCTGGGTTCGCCTATTCGTCATGCTCAGCTGTTGGGTTGTGATGCTCCTGTCTGTGCTGGGAAGCTTCAGGAACAAACCTCCCTGTAGGCTGTGTGGCAAGGGAG TTCTaggtgaaagaagagaaagtgagCAGTGCTGGGTACAGCCTCCATTAAAGTATTGTGGAAAAAGGTGCACTAAATTGCAGGGATGTTTACGTCCAAATCATACATGTTGCTGGACCTTCTGTGGAAACATCTGCTTGGACAATGA AGAACCCTTTAAATCCATGCTAAATCCACACTAA
- the WFDC9 gene encoding protein WFDC9 isoform X2 produces MPRDLLIVLHSISGWPKNSPRTQYMNRIQPGHDNLPLLWDPLVHLRCAKKGTGHPQDLEHPLSIGRRSVFCQNLTQTHIETTMKPWVRLFVMLSCWVVMLLSVLGSFRNKPPCRLCGKGVLGERRESEQCWVQPPLKYCGKRCTKLQGCLRPNHTCCWTFCGNICLDNEEPFKSMLNPH; encoded by the exons atgccTAGGGACCTTCTCATTGTCCTACACTCAATCTCAGGATGGCCTAAGAATTCACCCAGAACTCAATATATGAATAGGATCCAGCCTGGGCATGAtaatcttcctcttctctggGACCCTTTAGTACACCTGAGGTGTGCAAAGAAGGGCACTGGGCACCCCCAGGATCTTGAACACCCTTTAAG CATTGGGAGAAGATCTGTCTTCTGCCAGAACTTAACCCAAACACACATAGAGACTACCATGAAGCCCTGGGTTCGCCTATTCGTCATGCTCAGCTGTTGGGTTGTGATGCTCCTGTCTGTGCTGGGAAGCTTCAGGAACAAACCTCCCTGTAGGCTGTGTGGCAAGGGAG TTCTaggtgaaagaagagaaagtgagCAGTGCTGGGTACAGCCTCCATTAAAGTATTGTGGAAAAAGGTGCACTAAATTGCAGGGATGTTTACGTCCAAATCATACATGTTGCTGGACCTTCTGTGGAAACATCTGCTTGGACAATGA AGAACCCTTTAAATCCATGCTAAATCCACACTAA
- the WFDC9 gene encoding protein WFDC9 isoform X3 → MNRIQPGHDNLPLLWDPLVHLRCAKKGTGHPQDLEHPLSSIGRRSVFCQNLTQTHIETTMKPWVRLFVMLSCWVVMLLSVLGSFRNKPPCRLCGKGVLGERRESEQCWVQPPLKYCGKRCTKLQGCLRPNHTCCWTFCGNICLDNEEPFKSMLNPH, encoded by the exons ATGAATAGGATCCAGCCTGGGCATGAtaatcttcctcttctctggGACCCTTTAGTACACCTGAGGTGTGCAAAGAAGGGCACTGGGCACCCCCAGGATCTTGAACACCCTTTAAG CAGCATTGGGAGAAGATCTGTCTTCTGCCAGAACTTAACCCAAACACACATAGAGACTACCATGAAGCCCTGGGTTCGCCTATTCGTCATGCTCAGCTGTTGGGTTGTGATGCTCCTGTCTGTGCTGGGAAGCTTCAGGAACAAACCTCCCTGTAGGCTGTGTGGCAAGGGAG TTCTaggtgaaagaagagaaagtgagCAGTGCTGGGTACAGCCTCCATTAAAGTATTGTGGAAAAAGGTGCACTAAATTGCAGGGATGTTTACGTCCAAATCATACATGTTGCTGGACCTTCTGTGGAAACATCTGCTTGGACAATGA AGAACCCTTTAAATCCATGCTAAATCCACACTAA
- the WFDC9 gene encoding protein WFDC9 isoform X1 — MPRDLLIVLHSISGWPKNSPRTQYMNRIQPGHDNLPLLWDPLVHLRCAKKGTGHPQDLEHPLSSIGRRSVFCQNLTQTHIETTMKPWVRLFVMLSCWVVMLLSVLGSFRNKPPCRLCGKGVLGERRESEQCWVQPPLKYCGKRCTKLQGCLRPNHTCCWTFCGNICLDNEEPFKSMLNPH, encoded by the exons atgccTAGGGACCTTCTCATTGTCCTACACTCAATCTCAGGATGGCCTAAGAATTCACCCAGAACTCAATATATGAATAGGATCCAGCCTGGGCATGAtaatcttcctcttctctggGACCCTTTAGTACACCTGAGGTGTGCAAAGAAGGGCACTGGGCACCCCCAGGATCTTGAACACCCTTTAAG CAGCATTGGGAGAAGATCTGTCTTCTGCCAGAACTTAACCCAAACACACATAGAGACTACCATGAAGCCCTGGGTTCGCCTATTCGTCATGCTCAGCTGTTGGGTTGTGATGCTCCTGTCTGTGCTGGGAAGCTTCAGGAACAAACCTCCCTGTAGGCTGTGTGGCAAGGGAG TTCTaggtgaaagaagagaaagtgagCAGTGCTGGGTACAGCCTCCATTAAAGTATTGTGGAAAAAGGTGCACTAAATTGCAGGGATGTTTACGTCCAAATCATACATGTTGCTGGACCTTCTGTGGAAACATCTGCTTGGACAATGA AGAACCCTTTAAATCCATGCTAAATCCACACTAA